The Leishmania panamensis strain MHOM/PA/94/PSC-1 chromosome 19 sequence genome contains the following window.
CATCGCCTCGCGTGAGAGCCTAAACGTGCTGCCGAGCCTGACGGGTGATATCAACACAACCGCGAAGCCGTGGGGTGCCATTTTCGTCTCCGCCTACACGCCTCCGGCAGAGTTAGTCAGCCAAGGCTTCTTTCCCACAACGCACGGCTCCGCTGTGGATGAGTACAGCGCTTTCGTTCTGAGTCACCTGCTCGATGGCCTTCTCATGGTGGACGCCACGAAGGGGGCGATCAACAACATGACcgcgctgcgcgccgcccGCTTCAACGGCTACACAGGCAAAGTCGCCTTCGACTCTATCTACTACCAGCGCGTGGAGACCGTGTTCTCCCTCATCACGGCTATCCACACGGTGCGTAACCCACTCGTGACGTGGAGTCTGAAGGACTACTCCTCTGACGCACATCAGGTCAATGTAATCCCAGAAGTGACGCGGGCACTCGTCAagacgtcgccgctgcgcaccgcaAAGATATGCATGACGTCGCCCTCCAGCTGCGTCCTCACGCAGCTGGTAATGTCAATGTTATTTGTGCTCACAATGCACAACCAGAACGTCTCGggcaacgacggcgacgacgtctTCACCTTCTACCCTGTTGCCATCAGCACGGACGCGAGCGGCATCACTGGACTGGCATCGTTGATCCCGAttgcacgcacgtgcacggTGCTCACCGGGCCGGGCTCTGACACAGTGACCATGGCGTTCACCCCGGTGGTAAACAAGTTTCAGGTCCCACAGCTGGATTACGCCGTTTCGAGCGACGACTTCACCGACCACCCACACATGTATCCGTACTTCTCGCGGAGTTTGCCGAAGAGCACCTTTGCGGATGGCGCGGTGACACACATTTGCGCGCACTACGGGTGGGAACGGGTGATCATCATTACTTCGAATGACCAGTTTGGCATCTCGCGCGCACAGTCCATGAGGacggcgatgcagcagcagaacctCTACGTGGAGGCGACCTACTACCTCTCTGACAGCGAGAACGCCACCGTGGCGGACTGCATGACGAAAATATACGCCAAACTGGTGAGCCGCATCATCATTGTCGTGAATCCattcacagcagcacaggcagAGACCTTCTTCAGACTCAGCGACCACCTCACCTACATGCGCCAGTACATCTTCTTCATGGACAGTGCGCTCTgccacgccgctgcggcctcgGCGACCGGCGATGCGCTGCGTCAGAAACTACCGAGCTCCATCTGCATCTACCCTAACGTGACGCAGACCCGCCTGGCAGAACTGAACGCTCTCTACACGAGTAGCGGCTACGCGACGACGCGGCAGGAGATGCGCAAAGTTatgcgcgacggcggcttCCTCTCGTCGGTGGAGTCCTGTGACACCAGCTCCATCAGCCCCTACGCGGGCTTCGCCGTGGACGCCGGCTACGTGCTGATCGACGCCGTCTCtcgcgccgtcgctgcgaaTGCGTCACTGAACGTTGCTCGCAGTTTGCTGCCATACATCCGCAGCACGTCCATTGACAACTTCACAGGCAACTGCACCATCGACTCCACTGGTAACCGCCTCTACGCGGCCTACTCGATCAACATCCAGCCCTGGAGCGGCGCCCCGCTCTTCATTGGCACCTGGAACTCGAGGACGTCACCGGCGCTCGAAATTACGGAGTCGTCCTTTCTATGGCTTACAAACAGCACCATGGTACCACTCGACACGTTCCGCGATGCCTCCTTCGTCCTTGGCTCGGCCCTGTCGGCTTCCCCGGGGACCATCGTCATTTCCGTCCTCGGCTTCATCCTCACCATTTCTATCTTCTACTTCTGCTACCGTCACTACCGCATACAGAGGCGCATTGAGCAGGCGCTGGAGTCGAACCAATTCCCGGTGACTGACGAGGAGCTCCGTCGCCTGCGCGGCATCAAGGACGACGTGTAGGCcacgcaagagagagagagagagaaaaataaaaaaaaggaggcgaTACAGGGGGTGCGATCGCGTCGGTGTGTCTATAGCCTGACAACAGGAGGAAACAttggcgcgcgtgtgctgaaGGGCGTCTCACGTTACGATCTCTGTGGGTGCGTGGATGTGTACGACTTTGCAGATGTTGCTGTGGATGCCTTTCGAtagttgtgtgtgtgcgtgtgtgtctctccctctctctcttcgtgaCACCAATTCGTGTCGCGGGGTTCTTCTGATGGGGGCGGGAGTGTGTTGGCTCGGCCGCGTTGTTACTCGAGCGGTGTTTTTCGTGGTGGTTCCTCTTGGGTTGCGGTTGGCAAGCCCGCGTGCTACTTTGCAGATGGTGTATGGGAGCGCCTGTGTCTGGTGCCTACCAAAACTCTGCGCCCTACACTGCATTCCCCTTCCGCTCACGCGCAAACCACTAccgccttttcttcttcccttaCGAAGggcttcctctccctctccctctctctctacaaCGGAGCTCCTttgctgctggaggaagGGGCTCGAGGCAGCTTATTGGCTTCCCTCAGGTGGGCCCTTCCGTATGAGTGAGGTATGCTGCGTtgcctcctcaccccccccccgccccctgTCAAGAGGCAActagagagaagaagggtcGCTCATCTTTTCAGGCTCGTGCGGTATGTCTCTGCGCGAAACGCATGGCGGCAAGATGAACAGAACAGGgcaggcaaaaaaaaaagaggaggcgcacgaCACTGGGTGCCTCTCCCCTGTATTGCGTACTCTGCGGCACGTCTCGAGCTCCGcgtatgtctctctctctctcatccccttctcctttccaccaccaccacctctccgtctctgccACGGCTACCACCCGTCGCGGGCGTTTTCTCTCCCGCCACCActgaagcgagagaaagcaaCTGGTGTGTCCAGGGGAGCTCTACCTGGCCTCAGCcgtacacgtacacacacacaaacatacGTGAGCACCACGACTTCACACACGTAAtaggaaaagaagaaagaaagacgcCACCATTGCCACCAACACCACCCCTTACTGCCCTTTTTAGGTCTCTTTcccacccctcaccccctcttcattgcccacacacgtgcgtacGCCTGGCCTCCATCTCCTACCGTGtatccctctccctctccgtctaTCTGCGCGGCAGTGTGTCCGCTCGACTGGACGACTTGCCGTGTAAAGCTGATTGGTTTAAGCCTGTTTTATACTTTTGGGGAGTTCCAGCAGCGAGGCTTAATTTTGGGTTGGCGCTTCGTCAGTCGTGCTGCACAAgctgcacccacccacccacgcacgcgttCGTCATGTCTTGTAGCCTCAACACCTTCCCCACTACAAGGCACGCGTGCCCCATCGCCCCCGTATCCGCGCTACGTGCGGCAGTCGAACGGCTGCAACAGCCTGACGCCACGGCAGCTGGCTGTGTGGATACACGGCGGCCCAACTATCTCCTCGATGTGCCCATCAGCGCCATCGACGTCGATCGATGGGAGAAGCGGTGGCAGGAGGCGATGAGTGTAGCCTCTTCGCCCTCACCCGCTCTCGGTGTGGGCGCCAAGGGTCCGCTACACTTCCAGCACGCCTCGACGGCGTACGCAGCGCTCATGGCCAGCGATGAAGCGTCGGCCCCGACGCGCGCGCTGTCGATGCGGCACCTGGCGCCGCTACGGCCATTCGTGTTTGCCACCGTGAAGACGCTGCCAATGACTCAGCTGCTGAAGATGAGGCGACAgtggctgccgcaccgccagcgcttTGCCGTGCACCAGAAGCGCATGGGCCTTCTTGACGCCGTGTTGAACCACGCCCTCGTCGCTCTCGTTGGCCCGGCTGGAAGCGGTCGCACGCTGCAGGTGCCTATCGTGCTCTCCGAGACGGAAGTGTTCAAGCGACGGCGGCTCATTGTTGTGAGTGCcaatgcggcggcggcgcggctcacgacgctgcgtctgcgtgaGGAGCGCGGCGAGGACGTGCAGAACTCCCGCACGGTCGCTGCAGCCGTGCCGAACCATAACGAAACCACTGAGAGCACCAGCGTCGTAGTCACCACCGCTGAGGtgatgctgcggcagctgctgtgtgACCCATGCCTCGAGGGCGTGGGATGTGTCGTCTTCGACGACGCTCATCTGCGCAACGAGTCAACGGAGCTGTGTCTCTCACTACTGCGCGATCTGttagcggtgcagcagcagtgggagcACCAGCgcggtgcggcggccggcTCGGCATCGAATGGGGCGGCGGCCGACCCCGATGCAGACACGGCGCAGGGCCTCGATGCGGCACGGAGGCGCAAGCTGCACGTCGTCTTGAATTGCCCTGATGAGGCGTGTGCGACGACTCTGCTGTCCTTCCTCGCGCCGTCGCGGTGCACGGCGACCACCTTCATGTTGCAGGCGGCTCCGTCGCTTGTgacggccaccaccaccttgtacttggaggaggcggtgcagtggctgctcaagagcgagaaggagggaagctGCCTGATCAGCGATAGCGCTACaatggaggcggcgctgatgTCGTATGCTGAAAATGTGGATGCGGTGGCGCGCATCATGGCCGCCGGTGACGCGGACTTTGCCCATCCAGCTGCCTTCCGACGCTACTGGCTGCCGCTGATTCAGCAATGCGTGGATGAGTTTGACAAGGCGGACCGCCACACGGCTGGTGCGACCGCTGCGCAGGGCCTGTCGCCGCTCTCAGCGATCCTCATTGTGGCGCCCAACAACCACTACGTCCGCGTCATCGCCAATGCTCTGCGGGAGGTGCAGCAAACATTAGCAGAgggcgatgcagcggcgtCACGGGTGTGCACCACCCTCGCTGACGACTCGCCCTTGTCGGCGTTTATGACcgtcgcgcagcgcactgcCGTGAGGGacgcgcaccagcgctgGGTTATTGTCGCGACGGGTGAACTCAGCCAGTCAGTGCTGCCATCCGGCTTGGATGTTGGTCTGGTCGTGGACTGTGCACGCAACGGCTACACGGCAGTGGACACGACCACCATGGCAGACACCGTGGTGATCGAGTACAGCACCATCACACAGCTGCGCCATCGACGGAAGTTGGCCAAGATGACAGCAGTGGTGTCCtcggctgctggaggcgacggtagcactgccgcctcgccagTGGTGATTCAGTTGATCCCCAAGTCAGTCCTGCATGgagcgcaccaccgccgtctcaGTGCTGACCCCACGCAGCATATTATTTTCCGTCTCCCCTTTAGTCGCTACGTGCACGTGTATGAGGTGTTGCAGGCGCGtgaggaggcggctgtgTCGCAGCGAGCGCTCTTCTCACTCTCCGCTACTGGAGGTGGTAACATGAGCGGTGTTGGTAGTGGGCCCTCGATAGCCAGCAAAGTTTCCGCTCTTCTTGCATCGCAGCTCATTGGCGTGCCCTCTGCGACGGCAACGCGGTACGACGCGGTGAGGCGCATCATGACCTCAGTGGAGTTGTACCTGCGCGCCGCAGGGCACCTTGCCGTCGACCACACCGCCGGCTCTCCCGTGATGGGTCAGCTTGTGCTGCAGCCAATTGCTGTGCTTTGCCTGTGCCTGCCTGTACCTCTGCAAGTGGGACGACTCCTTATCGCTGGCAGCCTGCTGCGCCCCTCTCTGGCGGCCGTCACGGCGGTGGgtgcgctgtggtgctgcagcgatcTGCTGTCCTTGCAGGGCGCTGGTGCCGTGCGTGCGGCGGACGTGTCGGATGCGGCACGCGAAGCTGtcgaggagcaggcggcgctcTTGACAGAGGCGCGGCTGTTCTTTTCGCGTGACTCGCTGAGCGATGTCGTCAGCGCCTTCAATGTGTACCAGATGTGGTGCTCCGCCAAGGGTAAGCCAGACGTGGAGCGCGACTTCTTGGAGGAGTGCGGCGTCGCAGGCGAGGTCCTGCAGGCAGTCTTCGACACCCAGGTGCAGCTCTGCATACTGATGCGAACCTATGGACTGTTGTTGCACCCTGGAGACG
Protein-coding sequences here:
- a CDS encoding extracellular receptor, putative (TriTrypDB/GeneDB-style sysID: LpmP.19.0610), which codes for MRTLCSPRPRCSAVALLAAAVYVMLFCLLTSSVRGVVASKSTTESVVPLAASDASPSNATGGDSEGLVWVILIDLSRTAMTEASLSEAVTAFLTNSSATHQYLTTLLRPAPIILDTGGSLLTALTQITALLGDPLTFPRILFLAETADVSASVVDVLRQNDKTSDILIVSTHSSNVRLCDPDMNLRTMCMVPRDMLNVRGLLEVVSNQLNWHSMSLVFSSDGYGEGVSRAVTSQVQTASTTATIVAQTFMSGAASTTDDDAVVTAITKYRARGVGCFLSEAEMRRLHAAVERNNRTASTVFLIASRESLNVLPSLTGDINTTAKPWGAIFVSAYTPPAELVSQGFFPTTHGSAVDEYSAFVLSHLLDGLLMVDATKGAINNMTALRAARFNGYTGKVAFDSIYYQRVETVFSLITAIHTVRNPLVTWSLKDYSSDAHQVNVIPEVTRALVKTSPLRTAKICMTSPSSCVLTQLVMSMLFVLTMHNQNVSGNDGDDVFTFYPVAISTDASGITGLASLIPIARTCTVLTGPGSDTVTMAFTPVVNKFQVPQLDYAVSSDDFTDHPHMYPYFSRSLPKSTFADGAVTHICAHYGWERVIIITSNDQFGISRAQSMRTAMQQQNLYVEATYYLSDSENATVADCMTKIYAKLVSRIIIVVNPFTAAQAETFFRLSDHLTYMRQYIFFMDSALCHAAAASATGDALRQKLPSSICIYPNVTQTRLAELNALYTSSGYATTRQEMRKVMRDGGFLSSVESCDTSSISPYAGFAVDAGYVLIDAVSRAVAANASLNVARSLLPYIRSTSIDNFTGNCTIDSTGNRLYAAYSINIQPWSGAPLFIGTWNSRTSPALEITESSFLWLTNSTMVPLDTFRDASFVLGSALSASPGTIVISVLGFILTISIFYFCYRHYRIQRRIEQALESNQFPVTDEELRRLRGIKDDV